The genomic segment TTGATTACTTCGCGGCCAAACCGATTGAAGATTTGGTGGTGGTGGCACCTGATCCTGGTGGAGCGGAGCGTGCCAGAGCCTACGCCAAACGGCTGGATGCGGATTTCGCCATCGTGGATAAGCGGCGAGACAAATCACAGCCCGGACACTCAGAAGCCGAAGTCATGCACGTGGTGGGCAACGTCGAAGGTCGCAATGTCCTGATCGTTGACGATATGGTGGATACGGCCGGTACGCTGACCAAAGTCGCCGAGGCGCTCGACAAAAAAGGCGCGCAGAGAATTTTGACAACCTGTGTTCACGCAGTTCTTTCCGGCAACGCAATTGAAAGAATCTGTAATTCGCCGCTGGAAAAGGTCGTCACGACCAATTCCATGCCGCCGAAAGAGGATTGCTTGTCGCCAAGGTTTGAGTATTTGAGCATCGCGCCGCTGCTGGCCGAAGCGATCAAATCCATCCATGAAGAAAGCTCTGTGAGCAGATTATTCATTTGAGGATTCGAGATTTGATTTCATCTTTGTGAACTCATCAAAGAGGAGAGTTATGAGCTTAGATAGCAACATTTCATTGACTGCCCGGAACCGAACCGAATTTGGGAAAAATGCATCGCGCCGGTTGCGGGCCGCAGGATTGGTTCCAGTCACCGTTTATGGCGGAGGGAACGAAGCCACCAGTGCAACCGTCGCCAAACGTGACTTTGCCGCATTGATTCGCCACCACGGACGCAACGTCATCTTCACACTGGATGTGGAAGGAAATTCCGGGCCGGTCAAGATTTCCGACGTGCAAATTGACCCGATCAAAGGGTTTCTGGTTCATGCCGACCTGATGCGGATTTCGCTGACGGAAAAATCCAAGTTTGAAGTCAGGATCAAGATCGTCGGCGAAGCCGATGGCGTGAAAAACTTTGGCGGCTTTATGGATGTTCCGACGCATTCGCTGGAAATTCGCTGTTTGCCCAAAGATTTGCCTTCCGTTATTGAAGTTGACGTGACAAGTCTGGGAGTCGGCGACCATTTTAGCGTCAAAGATTTGAATCTTGGCGATAAAATCGAATTGCTCGACGACCCGAATAAAGTGATCGCCACTGTTGTCGCGCCGAGGGGCGAAGAAGCCGCGGAAAGTTCCGCAGAAGCAGCCGAGCCGGAAGTAATGAAGAAGGGCAAGGCCGAAGAAGAGAAATAAGGATTGCGGATTCAATCCCGATTGGCCGCAACTGAGAATCGCATGTGGTTAATCGTTGGTTTAGGCAACCCCGGTCCGCAATACGAATGGACGCGCCACAATTGCGGTTTCCTGGTCATTGACGAATTGGCGCATAGAGTCGGTCGCGACGTGAGAACGCCTGAATGCCAATCGCTGACAGCGCGAGCGATAATCGGTGGAGAACCCGCTCTGCTGGTCAAGCCACAGACTTTTATGAACCTGAGCGGTTCCGCTGTCGCGGCATTGAAGCAAAAGCATGAAATCACGGACGCCGCAAAGGTGTTGTTGATCAGCGACGATCTGGCTCTTCCGTTTGGCAAAATTCGCGTTCGACCGAAAGGCAGCGCAGGCGGCCAGAACGGATTGAAGTCGGTAATTGCCAAACTTGGAACGCAGGAGTTTCCAAGAGTCAGGTTGGGAATTGCGCCGGAATCTCACCCGATTACAAACGCATCGGAATTTGTTCTTTCGGATTTTCCAAAAAAAGATCGGGACGCATTGGCCGAGATGCTGGTGCGAGCGGCAGACGCCGTCGAAGCTATTTTGACAAACGGCATTGCTGAGGCGATGTCGAAATACAACTGAGGGCAAAGGCTGAATGATGAAAGATGAATGATGAATTGACATACCCGATAATTCATCATTCATCATTCAAAATTCATACTTTCCGCCCCTCCTTGCCTGCCGACCTTGGGCCGACAGGCTTTATCATCCACAAGGAGGATTGAATTGAGAACGTACGAAGTAATGTTCATCTCTTCGCCAAACACAACGGAAGAAGAGATCAGCAAGCTCACCAACCAAATCGAACACGCCGCCACAGATCGCGGCGGCAAAATCGCCAAGATTGATTCCTGGGGCCGCCGGAAACTCGCTTACCACATTGGAAAATTCGACGAAGGTGTTTACACACTGGTTCATATTGAGGGAACCGGACAGGAAATTGCCGAAATCGAGCGTCGTTTGCGCGTGACAGACTTTGTCATTCGGTATTTGTCCGTGCGCACGGACGAAGACCTCAAGCGCGCAGCCAAGATGAAAGCCAAGCGCAAGGTTCTTGCCTCGGCCGCGCCCGTCGTGGAAGAAGATGACGATGATTTCGACATCGAAGATGCGGTGGACGACGAATAGTGAAGAACGAGCAACTTCCGGCGCGCCGACCGTTTTTGCGGCGGCAGTCGGAAATACGCGGCTGATCTGAGCCGTTTACGATTTGGAGAAACAGTTATGGCTGAATTGGAAAGCAACGATAAAGAAAAAAATGGTAATGCTGCGCGAGGCCCACGGCCTTCGCGCCGCCGCCGCGTGTCACGTTTGACGGCGGAGCGGATTGATTACATTGATTACAAAGACATGAAACTGCTGCAATCGTTCATTGCGGAAAACGGCAAAATCCTGCCGCGCAGATTGACGGGCGTCAGCGCCTGGCAGCAACGTAAACTGGCTGAGGCAATCAAGCGTGCGCGCAATCTGGCGCTGCTGCCTTACACGAAATACTAAATTGTTTGTAGTTCCGCCTTCAGGCGGTTTCCGGCTAAAGCCGGTACTACTAAATTGTTTGTAGTTCCGCCTTCAGGCGGTTTCCGGCTAAAGCCGGTACTACAAACGAAGGAGTTGAAGCTATGCCTTTGATGGAATTATTGCTGAAAGAAGATGTTGAGAAACTGGGCGTG from the Acidobacteriota bacterium genome contains:
- the rpsF gene encoding 30S ribosomal protein S6, producing the protein MRTYEVMFISSPNTTEEEISKLTNQIEHAATDRGGKIAKIDSWGRRKLAYHIGKFDEGVYTLVHIEGTGQEIAEIERRLRVTDFVIRYLSVRTDEDLKRAAKMKAKRKVLASAAPVVEEDDDDFDIEDAVDDE
- a CDS encoding 30S ribosomal protein S18, with amino-acid sequence MAELESNDKEKNGNAARGPRPSRRRRVSRLTAERIDYIDYKDMKLLQSFIAENGKILPRRLTGVSAWQQRKLAEAIKRARNLALLPYTKY
- a CDS encoding ribose-phosphate pyrophosphokinase, encoding MQIFSGNAHRSLAEEICQYLGIELGRANTTRFPDGEFNFQILENVRGGDVFIVQSTCPPVDAHLMELLIMIDAFRRSSADRITAVIPYYGYARGDKKDRPRIPISARLVANLITTAGANRVLTVDLHAPQIQGFFDIPVDHLFAAPVMIDYFAAKPIEDLVVVAPDPGGAERARAYAKRLDADFAIVDKRRDKSQPGHSEAEVMHVVGNVEGRNVLIVDDMVDTAGTLTKVAEALDKKGAQRILTTCVHAVLSGNAIERICNSPLEKVVTTNSMPPKEDCLSPRFEYLSIAPLLAEAIKSIHEESSVSRLFI
- a CDS encoding aminoacyl-tRNA hydrolase; the protein is MWLIVGLGNPGPQYEWTRHNCGFLVIDELAHRVGRDVRTPECQSLTARAIIGGEPALLVKPQTFMNLSGSAVAALKQKHEITDAAKVLLISDDLALPFGKIRVRPKGSAGGQNGLKSVIAKLGTQEFPRVRLGIAPESHPITNASEFVLSDFPKKDRDALAEMLVRAADAVEAILTNGIAEAMSKYN
- a CDS encoding 50S ribosomal protein L25 encodes the protein MSLDSNISLTARNRTEFGKNASRRLRAAGLVPVTVYGGGNEATSATVAKRDFAALIRHHGRNVIFTLDVEGNSGPVKISDVQIDPIKGFLVHADLMRISLTEKSKFEVRIKIVGEADGVKNFGGFMDVPTHSLEIRCLPKDLPSVIEVDVTSLGVGDHFSVKDLNLGDKIELLDDPNKVIATVVAPRGEEAAESSAEAAEPEVMKKGKAEEEK